Proteins from a genomic interval of Sphingopyxis sp. QXT-31:
- a CDS encoding cell division protein ZapA has protein sequence MADVKLTIAGRPYDVHCADGQEAQLIQLASIVDAKARDIPGGTEVRQLLFAALMLADETQEAQNKAGHAEPQLDALRAAVALAESREAAARDELRAAVSRESAALDQVKQGSEREAALTAEIEKLRQGAPIVPAPAGPDHGRALDQIADRIEALAAKVEQLP, from the coding sequence GTGGCTGACGTCAAACTCACTATCGCCGGGCGCCCCTATGACGTGCATTGCGCCGACGGGCAGGAAGCGCAGCTGATCCAGCTCGCGAGCATCGTCGATGCCAAGGCGCGCGACATCCCGGGCGGCACCGAGGTGCGGCAACTGCTGTTTGCGGCGCTGATGCTCGCCGACGAGACGCAGGAGGCCCAGAACAAGGCGGGCCATGCCGAGCCGCAGCTCGATGCGCTGCGCGCCGCGGTGGCGCTCGCCGAGAGCCGCGAGGCGGCGGCGCGCGACGAACTGCGCGCGGCGGTATCGCGCGAATCGGCGGCGCTCGACCAGGTGAAGCAGGGCTCGGAGCGTGAAGCCGCCCTGACCGCCGAGATCGAGAAACTGCGGCAGGGTGCGCCGATCGTGCCGGCACCGGCGGGCCCCGACCATGGCCGCGCGCTGGATCAAATCGCCGATCGGATCGAAGCGCTGGCGGCGAAGGTCGAGCAACTCCCTTGA
- the tkt gene encoding transketolase, protein MTLPERQLANAIRALAMDAVQAANSGHPGMPMGMADVATVLYSDYLRFDPTDPHWPDRDRFVLSAGHGSMLAYATLHLAGYARPTIGDIRNFRQLNSPCAGHPENFELEGVETTTGPLGQGLATAVGMAIAERHLNSLYGDDLVNHRTWVIAGDGCLMEGINHEAIGLAGHLGLGRMTVLWDDNKITIDGSTDLSTSDDIAARYAATGWHVESCDGHDPADIRRAIDAALADDRPSLIACRTLIGFGAPNKQGTSATHGSPLGVDEVAAARENLGWTYEPFDIPADIAAAWAAFGEEGKKRHNLWKLRLANNEKKDEFSARIAGDVTPGAAFDAYLNGLLTEPPKVATRKASENTLTALTADIAAMLGGSADLTGSNNTKTSSTKPLTKNDYSGRYIYYGIREFGMAAAMNGMALHGGVIPYGGTFLVFADYCRAAIRLSALQQQRVVYVMTHDSIGLGEDGPTHQPIEHLQSLRAMPNLLVMRPADAVETAECWALALAQTDRPSLLALTRQNLPPLRHDVTENLCAKGGYRLRDAAAARKVVLVATGSEVSLAVEIADKLEAAGHGADVVSMVSTELFDEQDKSYQDAILPRDALIVSIEAGTTFGWERYTGRDGLRFGIDGFGASAPIEDLFKHFGITVDAITPQILAKLGA, encoded by the coding sequence ATGACATTGCCCGAACGTCAGCTCGCCAACGCGATCCGCGCGCTTGCGATGGACGCGGTCCAAGCCGCAAACAGCGGCCATCCGGGGATGCCGATGGGCATGGCCGACGTCGCGACGGTGCTCTATTCGGACTATCTGCGCTTCGATCCCACCGACCCGCATTGGCCCGACCGCGACCGATTCGTGCTGTCGGCGGGCCATGGCTCGATGCTTGCTTATGCGACTTTGCACCTCGCCGGCTATGCGCGCCCGACGATCGGCGACATCCGCAATTTCCGCCAGCTCAACAGCCCGTGCGCGGGCCACCCGGAGAATTTCGAGCTCGAAGGCGTCGAGACGACGACCGGGCCGCTGGGGCAGGGGCTCGCGACCGCGGTCGGTATGGCGATCGCCGAACGGCACCTCAACAGCCTCTACGGCGATGATTTGGTCAACCACCGCACCTGGGTGATCGCGGGCGACGGTTGCCTGATGGAGGGCATCAACCACGAAGCCATCGGGCTGGCGGGTCACCTCGGCCTCGGCCGTATGACTGTGCTGTGGGACGACAACAAGATCACCATCGACGGCTCGACCGACCTGTCGACCAGTGACGATATCGCTGCGCGCTACGCCGCCACGGGCTGGCACGTCGAAAGCTGCGACGGGCACGACCCCGCCGACATCCGCCGCGCGATCGACGCCGCGCTTGCCGACGACCGCCCGTCGCTGATCGCTTGCCGCACGCTGATCGGCTTCGGCGCCCCGAACAAGCAGGGCACCTCGGCCACCCACGGCTCGCCGCTCGGCGTCGACGAGGTCGCCGCGGCGCGCGAAAATCTGGGCTGGACCTACGAGCCTTTCGATATCCCGGCCGACATCGCAGCCGCTTGGGCGGCGTTCGGCGAAGAAGGCAAGAAGCGTCACAATTTGTGGAAGCTCCGCCTTGCAAATAACGAAAAGAAGGACGAATTTTCGGCGCGCATTGCGGGCGACGTGACGCCCGGTGCAGCGTTCGACGCTTACCTCAACGGCCTCCTCACCGAGCCTCCGAAGGTCGCCACGCGCAAGGCGTCGGAGAACACGCTGACCGCGCTTACCGCCGATATCGCCGCGATGCTCGGCGGCAGCGCCGACCTCACCGGTTCGAACAACACCAAAACGTCGTCGACCAAACCATTGACGAAGAACGACTATTCGGGCCGCTACATCTATTACGGCATCCGGGAATTCGGCATGGCGGCGGCGATGAACGGAATGGCGCTGCATGGCGGGGTCATCCCCTACGGCGGCACTTTCCTCGTCTTCGCCGATTATTGCCGCGCCGCGATCCGCCTGTCGGCGCTCCAGCAGCAGCGCGTGGTCTATGTGATGACCCACGACAGCATCGGACTCGGCGAGGACGGGCCGACGCACCAGCCGATCGAGCATCTCCAGTCGCTACGCGCGATGCCGAACCTGCTCGTCATGCGCCCCGCCGACGCGGTCGAAACCGCCGAATGCTGGGCGCTGGCGCTGGCGCAGACGGACCGCCCGTCGCTGCTCGCGCTCACCCGGCAGAACCTGCCGCCGCTGCGTCATGACGTCACGGAAAATCTTTGCGCCAAAGGCGGTTACCGCCTTCGCGATGCTGCGGCCGCGCGCAAGGTTGTGCTCGTGGCGACGGGCTCCGAAGTGTCGCTCGCGGTCGAAATCGCCGACAAGCTCGAAGCGGCGGGCCATGGAGCTGACGTTGTCTCGATGGTGTCGACCGAACTGTTCGACGAGCAGGACAAGAGCTATCAGGATGCGATCCTGCCGCGCGATGCGCTGATCGTCTCGATCGAGGCGGGCACCACCTTTGGCTGGGAACGCTATACCGGCCGCGACGGGCTGCGCTTCGGCATCGACGGCTTCGGCGCCTCGGCCCCGATCGAAGACCTATTCAAGCATTTCGGCATTACCGTCGATGCTATCACCCCCCAGATCTTGGCAAAGCTCGGCGCATAA
- the gap gene encoding type I glyceraldehyde-3-phosphate dehydrogenase: MAVKVAINGFGRIGRNVARAILERDDHDLELVSINDLADAKANARLFQRDSVHGPFNGTVEVDGNDLIVNGKRIQVTAERDPAKLPHAANGIDIALECTGFFTDRKGGQAHLDAGAKRVLISAPAKEVDLTVVYGVNHDKIGAEHVIVSNASCTTNCLAPMAKVLHEKIGIERGLMTTIHAYTNDQKILDQIHSDPRRARAAAMSMIPTSTGAAVAVGLVLPELKGKLDGSSIRVPTPNVSVVDLTFTPLRDTTKEEVNALLKEAAEGELKGVLGFTDEPLVSIDFNHDAHSSTIDSLETAVIDGKLVRVLSWYDNEWGFSNRMIDTAGVIAKFL, from the coding sequence ATGGCAGTGAAGGTTGCAATCAACGGTTTCGGGCGCATCGGCCGCAATGTGGCGCGCGCGATTCTGGAGCGTGACGACCACGACCTCGAACTGGTGTCGATTAACGATCTCGCCGACGCCAAGGCGAACGCCCGCCTGTTCCAGCGCGATTCGGTCCATGGCCCGTTCAACGGCACCGTCGAAGTCGACGGCAACGACCTGATCGTCAACGGCAAGCGCATCCAGGTGACCGCCGAGCGCGATCCCGCCAAGCTGCCCCACGCCGCCAACGGCATCGACATCGCGCTCGAATGCACGGGCTTTTTCACCGACCGCAAGGGCGGCCAGGCGCATCTCGACGCCGGCGCCAAGCGCGTCCTGATCTCGGCCCCCGCCAAGGAAGTCGACCTGACCGTCGTTTATGGCGTCAACCACGACAAGATCGGCGCCGAGCATGTCATCGTCTCGAACGCGTCGTGCACCACCAACTGCCTCGCGCCGATGGCCAAGGTGCTGCACGAGAAGATCGGCATCGAGCGCGGCCTGATGACGACGATCCACGCCTATACCAACGACCAGAAGATCCTCGACCAGATCCACTCGGACCCGCGCCGCGCCCGCGCCGCCGCGATGTCGATGATCCCGACCTCGACCGGTGCCGCCGTCGCCGTCGGCCTCGTCCTGCCCGAACTCAAGGGCAAACTCGACGGTTCGTCGATCCGCGTCCCGACCCCCAATGTTTCGGTGGTCGACCTGACCTTCACGCCGCTCCGCGACACCACAAAGGAAGAGGTCAATGCGTTGCTCAAGGAAGCCGCCGAGGGCGAACTCAAGGGCGTGCTCGGCTTCACCGACGAGCCGCTGGTCTCGATCGATTTCAACCACGACGCGCACAGCTCGACGATCGACAGCCTCGAAACCGCGGTGATCGACGGCAAGCTGGTGCGCGTGCTCAGCTGGTACGACAATGAATGGGGCTTCTCGAACCGCATGATCGACACCGCGGGCGTGATTGCCAAGTTCCTCTGA
- a CDS encoding phosphoglycerate kinase → MTAFKTLDDIGDVTGKKILVRVDLNVPMIDGAVGDKTRIEAAMPTIRELSDKGAIVLLLAHFGRPKGAKNPTQSLSLVMGGVEDVLGHSVMFIPECVGEGAKAGIAVLAAGDVAVLENTRFNPGEETNDPAFADALAEIGDLYVNDAFSAAHRAHGSTEGIAHRLPAYAGRAMEAELKALDAALGNPVHPVAAVVGGAKVSSKIDVLRNLVGQVDHLIIGGGMANTFLAARGVDVGKSLCEHDLVETANAIFDAADKAGCTIHLPYDVVVAKQFAANPPTRTVNVHEVAADEMILDIGPAATEALADVLKNCRTLVWNGPLGAFETPPFDTATVALAKTAAALTRSGTLTSVAGGGDTVAALNHAGAAADFTFVSTAGGAFLEWMEGKPLPGVDALSR, encoded by the coding sequence ATGACCGCGTTCAAGACCCTCGACGACATCGGCGACGTCACCGGCAAGAAGATACTGGTGCGCGTCGACCTCAATGTCCCGATGATCGACGGCGCGGTCGGCGACAAGACGCGGATCGAGGCGGCGATGCCGACGATCCGCGAATTGTCCGACAAGGGCGCGATCGTCCTGCTGCTTGCCCATTTCGGTCGCCCGAAGGGCGCGAAAAACCCGACGCAGTCGCTGAGCCTCGTGATGGGCGGCGTCGAGGATGTGCTGGGCCATTCGGTGATGTTCATCCCCGAATGCGTGGGCGAGGGCGCCAAGGCGGGCATCGCGGTGCTCGCCGCGGGCGATGTCGCGGTGCTCGAAAACACCCGCTTCAACCCCGGCGAGGAAACGAACGACCCGGCCTTCGCCGATGCGCTCGCCGAGATCGGCGATCTTTACGTCAATGACGCCTTTTCGGCGGCGCACCGCGCGCATGGCTCGACCGAAGGCATCGCGCACCGCCTGCCGGCCTATGCCGGCCGCGCGATGGAGGCCGAACTGAAGGCGCTCGACGCCGCGCTCGGCAATCCGGTGCATCCGGTCGCCGCGGTCGTCGGCGGTGCCAAGGTGTCGTCGAAAATCGACGTGCTCAGGAACCTGGTCGGCCAGGTCGATCATCTGATCATCGGCGGCGGCATGGCGAACACCTTCCTCGCCGCGCGCGGGGTCGATGTCGGCAAGTCGCTCTGCGAACATGACCTGGTCGAGACCGCCAACGCGATCTTCGACGCCGCCGACAAGGCGGGCTGTACGATCCATCTCCCCTATGACGTCGTGGTGGCAAAGCAGTTCGCCGCCAATCCGCCGACGCGCACGGTCAACGTCCACGAAGTCGCTGCCGACGAGATGATCCTCGACATCGGCCCCGCCGCGACCGAAGCGCTCGCCGACGTGCTCAAGAATTGCCGCACGCTCGTGTGGAACGGCCCGCTCGGCGCGTTCGAGACCCCGCCCTTCGACACCGCGACCGTCGCGCTTGCCAAGACCGCCGCAGCGCTGACCCGCAGCGGCACCTTGACCTCGGTCGCGGGCGGCGGCGACACCGTCGCGGCGCTCAACCACGCCGGGGCGGCCGCCGACTTCACTTTCGTCTCGACCGCGGGCGGCGCCTTCCTCGAATGGATGGAAGGCAAGCCGCTGCCTGGCGTGGACGCGCTTAGCCGATGA
- a CDS encoding TIGR02466 family protein — translation MSAQLVGLFDTPIVVDDLPNAAAVNAALKPLILARRAERPGVTISNIGGWQSEHDVADWGGEPVQHLLRHVFALADAHCVDIASPGAPRHRWVTDIWVNVSPPQASNQMHTHPGAYWSAVYYVDDGSEKGDGAIGGELVIEDPRMPTVLMTMPNLRLRSANGSVHEPQLKMKVRSGRIIMFPSWLSHGVVPHQGVSDRISIAVNLAAVPRHPA, via the coding sequence ATGAGCGCGCAGCTCGTCGGCCTTTTCGATACCCCGATCGTCGTCGACGACCTGCCGAATGCGGCCGCGGTCAATGCCGCGCTCAAACCGCTGATCCTCGCGCGGCGCGCCGAGCGGCCCGGGGTGACGATCTCGAACATCGGCGGCTGGCAGTCTGAGCATGACGTCGCCGACTGGGGCGGCGAACCCGTTCAGCATCTGCTGCGCCATGTCTTCGCGCTGGCCGACGCGCATTGCGTCGACATCGCCTCGCCTGGCGCGCCGCGGCACCGCTGGGTGACTGACATCTGGGTCAATGTCTCGCCGCCGCAGGCCTCGAACCAGATGCACACGCACCCGGGCGCCTATTGGTCGGCGGTCTATTATGTCGACGACGGGTCCGAAAAGGGCGATGGCGCGATCGGCGGCGAGCTAGTGATCGAGGACCCGCGCATGCCCACGGTGCTGATGACGATGCCGAATCTGCGGCTGCGCAGCGCCAACGGGTCGGTCCACGAGCCGCAGCTCAAGATGAAGGTGCGCAGCGGGCGGATCATCATGTTCCCGTCGTGGCTCAGCCATGGCGTCGTTCCACATCAGGGGGTTAGCGACCGGATTTCGATCGCGGTCAACCTCGCTGCGGTGCCGCGACACCCGGCCTGA
- a CDS encoding fructose bisphosphate aldolase yields the protein MTANAAMLEQIKSGQGFIAALDQSGGSTPKALKGYGIEGDAFSNDEEMFALIHDMRSRIVTAPCFNGQKVIGAILFERTMDGDAGGKPVPALLWERGVVPFLKVDKGLEDEADGVQLMKPNPGLDDLCARAVAKGVFGTKMRSVINLANEEGVKAIVEQQFAEAARIAAHGLVPIIEPEVNIKSAERDAADRLLLEEVLAALDAWTGEPVMLKLSLPTEAGLFQPLVDHPKVLRVVALSGGFARPEACVELAKNPGIIASFSRALLEDLRHQMSDDEFNKSLGSAIDEIHAASVA from the coding sequence ATGACCGCCAACGCCGCCATGCTCGAACAGATCAAATCGGGGCAGGGTTTCATCGCCGCGCTCGACCAGAGCGGCGGCTCGACGCCCAAGGCGTTGAAGGGTTATGGCATCGAGGGCGACGCCTTTTCGAACGACGAGGAAATGTTCGCGCTGATCCACGACATGCGCAGCCGCATCGTCACCGCGCCCTGCTTCAACGGGCAGAAGGTGATCGGCGCGATCCTGTTCGAGCGCACGATGGACGGCGACGCCGGCGGCAAGCCGGTGCCCGCGCTGCTCTGGGAGCGCGGCGTGGTGCCCTTCCTCAAGGTCGACAAGGGGCTCGAGGACGAAGCCGACGGCGTCCAGCTTATGAAGCCGAACCCCGGCCTCGACGATCTCTGCGCGCGCGCGGTCGCCAAGGGTGTGTTCGGCACCAAGATGCGCAGCGTGATCAACCTCGCCAACGAAGAGGGCGTGAAAGCGATCGTCGAACAGCAGTTCGCCGAAGCGGCGCGCATCGCCGCACACGGGTTGGTGCCGATCATCGAACCCGAGGTGAACATCAAGAGCGCTGAGCGCGACGCCGCCGACCGCTTGCTTCTCGAGGAGGTGCTGGCGGCGCTCGACGCCTGGACCGGCGAGCCGGTGATGCTCAAGCTGTCGCTGCCGACCGAGGCCGGGCTGTTCCAGCCGCTGGTCGATCACCCCAAGGTGTTGCGCGTCGTCGCGTTGTCGGGCGGTTTCGCCCGCCCCGAGGCCTGCGTCGAACTCGCGAAGAACCCGGGCATTATCGCGAGCTTCAGCCGCGCGCTGCTGGAAGATCTGCGCCACCAGATGAGCGACGACGAGTTCAACAAGTCGCTCGGCAGCGCGATCGACGAAATTCATGCGGCCTCCGTGGCCTGA
- a CDS encoding O-methyltransferase codes for MGERWQAVDDYIAGHLLGADDALAATLANNEKHGLPPIDVSPAQGKMLFLLAQMAGARRILEVGTLGGTSTIWLARALPEDGLLVTLELEAHHAAVARENLERAGVSAKVDIRTGPAADSLAAMAAGDPFDFVFMDADKQNNALYVAEAIRLGRSGTTIIVDNVVREGGVLDAESRDERILGTRALFDMLSADPRLDSTAVQTVGAKGWDGFVLARVR; via the coding sequence ATGGGAGAGAGGTGGCAAGCCGTCGACGATTATATCGCCGGGCATTTGCTCGGCGCCGACGACGCGCTTGCCGCCACCCTCGCCAACAATGAAAAACACGGCCTGCCGCCGATCGACGTGTCGCCGGCGCAGGGCAAGATGCTCTTCCTGCTCGCGCAGATGGCGGGGGCGCGGCGCATCCTCGAAGTCGGCACGCTCGGCGGCACTTCGACGATCTGGCTGGCGCGTGCGCTGCCCGAGGATGGCCTGCTGGTGACGCTGGAGTTGGAAGCGCATCATGCCGCGGTCGCGCGCGAAAATCTGGAGCGCGCCGGGGTGTCGGCCAAGGTCGACATCCGCACCGGTCCGGCCGCCGACAGCCTCGCTGCGATGGCGGCGGGCGACCCCTTCGACTTCGTCTTCATGGACGCCGACAAGCAGAACAATGCGCTCTACGTCGCCGAAGCGATCCGCCTCGGGCGCAGCGGCACGACGATCATCGTCGACAATGTCGTGCGCGAGGGCGGGGTGCTCGATGCCGAGAGCCGCGACGAGCGCATCCTCGGCACCCGCGCGCTGTTCGACATGCTGAGCGCCGACCCGCGTTTGGATTCGACAGCCGTGCAGACGGTCGGCGCCAAGGGTTGGGACGGCTTTGTGCTGGCGCGGGTGCGCTAG
- the thiE gene encoding thiamine phosphate synthase, translating into MTQDNRVPCQLYLISPLDVGGDFPARLEEALSAAPVAAFQFRVKGLDQHEAARLAEPLQAICAAHDTAFIVNDDVALAKRLGADGVHLGQGDGDPKEARRILGADAQIGVTCHASRHLAMEAGEAGADYVAFGAFFPTTTKTVEHHADPEILTWWQGMFELPCVAIGGITVDNAAGLVEAGADFLAVSGGVWAYPEGPAAAVMRFEKLLAG; encoded by the coding sequence ATGACCCAAGACAATCGCGTCCCGTGCCAGCTCTATCTCATCTCGCCGCTCGACGTCGGCGGCGACTTTCCCGCTCGCCTCGAAGAAGCGCTGAGTGCCGCGCCAGTCGCGGCGTTCCAGTTCCGCGTCAAGGGGCTCGACCAGCATGAGGCCGCGCGCCTCGCCGAGCCGCTGCAGGCGATCTGCGCCGCGCACGACACCGCCTTCATCGTCAACGACGATGTCGCGCTCGCCAAGCGGCTCGGCGCCGACGGCGTGCATCTGGGGCAGGGCGACGGCGATCCCAAGGAGGCGCGCCGCATCCTCGGCGCCGACGCGCAGATCGGCGTGACCTGCCACGCCAGCCGCCACCTCGCGATGGAAGCGGGCGAGGCGGGGGCGGACTATGTCGCTTTCGGCGCCTTCTTCCCGACCACGACCAAGACCGTCGAGCACCATGCCGACCCCGAGATCCTGACCTGGTGGCAGGGCATGTTCGAGCTGCCGTGCGTGGCGATCGGCGGTATCACTGTCGACAATGCGGCAGGGCTCGTCGAGGCGGGCGCCGACTTTCTCGCAGTGTCGGGGGGCGTCTGGGCCTATCCCGAGGGACCCGCTGCCGCGGTCATGCGGTTCGAAAAGCTGCTCGCGGGGTGA
- a CDS encoding L,D-transpeptidase family protein produces the protein MKFSYLLCAAALFPLAACGDGIGSGDAEKSAETAPKQPEWTGDGMTSRDGEAAKDDVARPEMQLQVVLDRLGFSPGVVDGKLGLSTTNALKGFQEAKGLTVTGDWDEATKAALAEWNAIPATRMVTVPESYTSGTYAPLPEKPAEQAKLAAMGYEGLLEKLAERFHTTPEVLKALNPELDTAADPSASPVAATPTIKTGATLRVPNVGADTVVAADIDNKAWLETLASLGVGTTQLKAGKIEVSKKAGTMKVFDAAGKLIALFTVTTGSAHDPLPIGSWKVRGVGRNPDYAFDPALLRGVPASEGKHRLPPGPNSPVGVVWIDLDKEHYGLHGTPEPQNIGRSESNGCVRLTNWDAARLAQMVAPGTKVDFVA, from the coding sequence ATGAAATTCTCGTATCTGCTCTGCGCCGCCGCCCTTTTTCCGCTCGCCGCCTGCGGCGACGGCATCGGCTCGGGCGACGCCGAAAAGTCCGCCGAAACCGCGCCCAAACAGCCCGAATGGACGGGCGACGGCATGACGTCACGCGACGGCGAAGCCGCCAAGGACGACGTCGCGCGCCCCGAAATGCAGCTGCAAGTCGTGCTCGACCGCCTCGGCTTCTCGCCGGGCGTGGTCGACGGCAAGCTGGGGCTATCGACGACCAATGCGCTCAAGGGCTTCCAAGAGGCGAAGGGCCTAACCGTCACCGGCGACTGGGACGAGGCGACCAAGGCCGCGCTCGCCGAGTGGAACGCGATCCCGGCGACGCGCATGGTGACCGTGCCCGAAAGCTATACGTCGGGCACCTATGCGCCGCTACCCGAAAAGCCCGCCGAGCAGGCCAAGCTGGCGGCGATGGGCTATGAGGGTCTGCTCGAAAAGCTCGCCGAGCGGTTCCACACCACGCCCGAGGTGCTGAAGGCGCTCAACCCCGAACTCGATACCGCCGCCGACCCGTCCGCGAGCCCCGTCGCCGCAACGCCGACCATCAAGACGGGCGCCACGCTCCGCGTGCCCAATGTCGGCGCCGACACCGTCGTCGCGGCCGATATCGACAACAAGGCCTGGCTCGAAACGCTCGCCTCGCTTGGCGTCGGCACCACCCAACTCAAGGCGGGCAAGATCGAGGTGTCGAAGAAGGCCGGCACGATGAAGGTCTTCGACGCCGCCGGCAAATTGATCGCGCTGTTCACGGTCACCACCGGCTCGGCGCACGACCCGCTGCCGATCGGCAGCTGGAAGGTGCGCGGCGTCGGGCGCAATCCCGATTATGCCTTCGACCCCGCGCTGCTCCGCGGCGTGCCCGCGAGCGAAGGCAAGCATCGCCTGCCGCCGGGGCCGAACAGCCCGGTTGGCGTCGTGTGGATCGATCTCGACAAGGAACATTATGGCCTGCACGGCACCCCCGAGCCGCAGAATATCGGGCGCAGCGAGAGCAACGGCTGCGTGCGGCTGACCAATTGGGACGCGGCGCGGCTCGCGCAGATGGTCGCGCCGGGCACGAAGGTGGACTTCGTCGCCTGA
- a CDS encoding M23 family metallopeptidase: MRWQAAIKLMLWTALVTAILTSLYWITAYDLLGRPATASTGGSEWSPEEEADRRTGLAIVIPVQGIKPSELINSWDQSRAEGRLHRAIDIPTPVGTPVLAAMDGRIEKLFNSDRGGLTIYQRADDGRLMLYYAHLQGYRRGLAEGQAVTRGQVIATVGASGNADPAFPHLHFQMLETTPESPWNVGEPINPYPLLAGKRAPR; encoded by the coding sequence ATGCGCTGGCAGGCCGCCATCAAGCTGATGCTGTGGACGGCGCTGGTCACCGCGATCCTGACCTCGCTCTACTGGATCACGGCTTATGATCTGCTGGGCCGCCCCGCAACCGCCTCGACCGGGGGGTCGGAATGGAGCCCCGAGGAGGAGGCCGACCGGCGGACCGGTCTTGCCATCGTGATCCCGGTCCAGGGCATCAAACCGTCCGAGCTGATCAACAGCTGGGACCAGAGCCGCGCCGAGGGCCGCCTGCACCGCGCGATCGACATCCCCACGCCCGTCGGCACCCCGGTGCTCGCCGCGATGGATGGCCGGATCGAGAAGCTTTTCAATTCGGATCGCGGCGGGCTGACGATCTACCAGCGCGCCGACGACGGGCGGCTGATGCTCTACTACGCGCATCTGCAGGGCTATCGCCGCGGCTTGGCCGAAGGGCAGGCGGTGACGCGCGGACAGGTGATCGCGACAGTCGGCGCCAGCGGTAACGCCGATCCGGCCTTTCCGCATCTGCATTTCCAGATGCTGGAAACGACGCCGGAAAGCCCGTGGAACGTAGGCGAGCCGATCAATCCCTATCCCCTGCTCGCCGGAAAACGCGCGCCGCGCTGA